A portion of the Chaetodon trifascialis isolate fChaTrf1 chromosome 7, fChaTrf1.hap1, whole genome shotgun sequence genome contains these proteins:
- the eny2 gene encoding transcription and mRNA export factor ENY2 — protein sequence MSKESRMRATINQKLTEMGERERLKELLRAKLTECGWKDQMKAHCKEVIKEKGLEHVTVEDLVVEITPKGRALVPDSVKKELLHRIRAFLAQHAT from the exons ATGAGTAAAGAGTCCAGAATGAGGGCAACGATAAACCAGAAGCTGACAGAGATGGGGGAACGAGAGAG ACTGAAGGAGTTACTCAGGGCAAAGCTCACAGAGTGTGGATGGAAGGACCAGATGAAAGCTCATTGTAAAG AAGTAATTAAAGAAAAAGGCTTGGAGCATGTCACTGTGGAGGACCTGGTGGTAGAGATCACTCCCAAAGGAAGAG ccttGGTGCCCGACAGTGTCAAGAAAGAGCTTCTCCACAGAATAAGAGCCTTTTTAGCTCAACATGCCACCTAA